gcaaaattatttatttatcacaAAATACATTCCAAATATACATGAtatctgaaataaatattagtAGTAATCAATTTTATATCACAATCATTTTATTACATTCTAACTAAGTCACAGATTTGCGGGTAAAAGcagcaaaaaactgtttcaatttaaaaaatacatcaagCAAAATAGATGCCGCCAATTGAGACGACTATGGACTCCAGTTCAAAAAAGAACCTGAAGTTTAAAATTGTGAATAACATTCCTAATGGATGTgtattcccaagtaacattttttccaggagttctacaagagctcttcaagatagctacagcatagcagtttggaccgcggtaggataatattctcttcaaaacttcttcaggagtttggaagagtacttgaaagagttttatcctaccgtggtccaaactgctatgctgtagctatcttgaagagctcttgtagaactcctggaaaaaaatgttacttgggttgtttcatctaaatatcaagtcataaaaaaaatcaaatattgaaaGATAAAAATTTTAAGCGGCTATTTcaatttcgtcgccatcgtgctaacttgtcgtacgtgcattttgggccaaattgagttaagaacgccattttgtgcagctcacaatgcctcaccttttgatcttcacagatccccaaaattcgatttcaatcctgagatattcaacaaaacccgaaaaaactccgtgcatttttgtcactttacatatgaaagtagtttcaatcttgtcgtgctatcttgtcactccatgaaagttgatgtaagtgcgacaaaaggccaaagggatttcaggccaggaaagtcaggatgcgtttgtcgcacgtacaagctagactaccgtaaacatttgtaattataactcgggactccagcaaccaacttcaaccaaactttgggacaatgcacagaatggtgagccaaaaaaaacgtgtttgttattgtttacattgcgtgctctcgtttttgaatattcaaggtcaaacattaaaacgcgtttttctcggaacgtcaaaatggcgggtgcgacaagatagcacgacgacgtcgatttcctGATTCGAACTCCCCAGccaatatacaaaaaataagaaaaactgcccaaatgcatttatttatgttaataaaAATTGCATCGTCATTGTCGATGTCTTGTGTAAGAACGCGTATAACCAACCGTTAGCCCGAGAAAAGGAAAAGAAAATATTTCGATCAAGATAAATTTAAGAAACcggtattttgtttaaatttggtcCATGCATACATGCTGCGAAGTACATCATTTATTTTCGGCACTGCATTTTGAGACGACAAATgcattaacattatttttctcCTTTGTGTTAAATTCTTAGGAAGAAAAGTGCTCGCGGTCAGAATCTTCCTTAACCGATCAGCGACCAGAACTTACAATCATTCGTGAGGTGACCGCGGTGCTGAACAGATGAGCCATGGGTTCAAGTGGGAAGTTACGCTGCTTGCAAGTGATTTTATTCTGTGCTTTTATTAGTAACTTATGTGATGTTGGATCTACCGTGAGTAATTTTGTCATAATTTTCACAAGTGTGCCtttaagtgcaatttttttctatttacagTACCGACTAGCAAGGTCTAAATGGTTGAGCTCGAAAAAATCAAGTGGTCGCGAAACTGGCAAAAATGCTGTAAATGATTTAGATGCCTCCAATCTATCTTCTGGACTGAATGGAAATGTTCCGGCAGAAACAAATGCAAACCTAGCACACTTGCCAAGTTTAATCGATTTGATTGCTCTTCACCCGGACCCTAGTGCTACGAGGCCGCCAATACCAGCTGAACCGATTTTCTCAACTACAACACCTGTGACAACAACTCCAACTGTAACGGACCCAACTACAACAACAACTACTACAACTACACCTGAATCTTCAAGTTCTTCGACGGTTTCAACACCAACAACCGAAATGCCAAGTACTTCAACGGACTCATCATCTCCAGCGGTGACAGAAACAACACCTACGACTCCTGCGCCAAGTTCCTCAACGGACTCATCATCACCAGCTGTGTCTGACTCTACAACGGAGACATCGAGTCTTCCGACAGAAGCTTCTTCCCCAGCCGTATCTGATCCAACTACAACTGCAGACTCAACATCAACCACTCCTGTAACGTCTACCGATACCTCGACTGTATCTGACACGCCGAGTCCTCCAACGGAAGCTTCTTCTCCAGCAGTATCCGATCCAACTACAGCTCCAAGCTCTTCAACGGACTCATCCCCAGCTGTATCGGACTCAACATCAACCACTCCTGTAACGTCTACCGATTCCTCGACTGTATCTGACACGCCGAGTCCTCCAACGGAAGCTTCTTCCCCAGCCGTATCTGATCCAACTACAACTGCAAGCTCTTCAACGGACTCATCTCCAGCTGTATCGGACTCAACATCAACCACGCCTGTGACGTCTACCGATACCTCAACCGTGTCTGACACGCCGAGTCCTCCAACGGAAGCTTCTTCTCCAGCAGTATCTGATCCAACTACAGCTCCAAGCTCTTCAACGGACTCGTCATCTCCAGCGGTGTCTGATCCAACAACTACGACTGAAGGGTCAAGCTCATCTGACACACCAACTCCTCCAACTGACTCTACTCCAAGTTCCTCTACCGATCCCACTCCAACTAGTACTGTCGCTCCGGCAGCTATTGTCGGCCAAAAACCACACGTGTTCCAGCTGTTCCCTGGTTTTAAACCACCATCAAGTGGTGGTGCACTGTTACCGACAGTTGGCAGCCATCCAGCCTCGGCAGACGGTGGTAGCCCCGTAGCCAATGATAGTCCAGTCGATCAGGTACAAACAACGGCTTCTCAACTTTTAGCCATTGCAAACATTCCAAATGTCTTTAACACTACAGTGGGTGGTCTCAACGCATTAACTTCAATCCCAAACACTTCAGGTATCAATGTTCCCCAACTATCAATGCTCATAGGTTAGTTGTCATTGTTAAAAAACGGGgatttttttcaagcatttaaaCAAACTTATTTTGCAACAATAAACATCACAGTTTTCTTTCAAATCCAATCACAACACAGTCGTTTTATTCTTAATAATTTCTTTACCATATTGTGCGCATTTCACCATATCCTTGCTGACGTTAAATCAAGAGAAAATAGTTTTAGCACTAAGAATTGTTCAACATCATTTAGACAGggtcgaatggtttttctccaaagtttgtaagGAGAATTAGGGTGGTTCGTCGTCGTTGCAAAACAAAATCcagaaattgcatgcaatatgtacaAGGAGTGAACCGCACAAATTCTCCTACATACTTTGGGGAAAAACCATTCAGCCCAGcatgatgtttttaattttttttttttttttcattaaaatgtctaATAACATTTCTATTGTTTgctttgagtcaggggtatttgaacaaaattcagACGCGTTTCtgggaccccaaacttcattcTTCCCCTCGATTGGGACCAGCACAGAAATATTGTTGGTCATTGTTAACTAGTGATTCAATGATCCAAAGTGAAATATAGAAGGAAGCGTTCTTTATATTACTTAacaaaaattttcgaattttcagaccccatacaaaaaaaatatatatgaagtCGTCATTCCGTTTCAAATCCATTGAGTTTCTTTTTTACTTATCTGACAAAAATCATCGAAAGAGGCTTTCTTatattaaaaactaacttaatccacctatgtggttggagccttcctcacaacaatggctgtacacaagtttcatctattttttagatccggcttccaaaaagtacatcaatatcacttaagtggccatatctcgagacagggttgccagatgttcaatatcacttaagtggccatatctcgagacagggttgccagatcttcaatattttagactcgttggaaaggtattttgataacctaaccaacgttgggtcgaatgatggacccagacatagtttacatacatttaagtgagatccggcttcaaaaaagtacatcaatatcacttaagaggccatatctcgagacagggttgccatatcttcaatgttttagactcgttggaaaggtcttttgataacctaaccaacgttgagtcggatgatggacccggacatagtttacatacatttatgtgagatccggcttcaaaaaagtatatcaatatcacttaagtggccatatctcgagacagggttgccaaatgttcaatgttttagactcgttggaaaggtattttaataagctaaccaacaataggtcggatggtggatccggacatagtatacatacatttaagtgagatccggcttcaaaaaagtacatcaatatcacttaagtggccatatctcgagacagggttgccagatcttcaatgttttagactcgttggaaaggtattttgataagctaaccaacaatgggtcggatagtggatccggacatagtttacatatatttaagtgagatccggcttcaaaaaagtacatcaatatcacttaagaggccatatctcgagacagggttgccagatcttcaatgttttagactctttggaaaggtcttttgataacctaaccaacgatgggtccgatgatggacccggacatagtttacatacatttaagtgagatccggcttcaaaaaagtatatcaatatcacttaaggggccatatctcgagacagggttgccagatcttcaatgttgtggactcgttggaaaggtattttgataacctaaccaacgatgggtcggatgatggacccggacatagtttacatacagttaagtgagatccaaatatatgtgaaaacacatttttatacataacttttgaactacttatcgaaacttcaatctgtattaaactcgatctatgggaccctaaaccaagtcgaatgcaacaagttcgggtcaaatcggttcagccagtgccgagaaacatgagctagtttgttggtcacatacatacatacacacacacatacacacacacatacacacacacatacacacacacatacacacagacatttgttcagttttcgattctgagtcgatatgtatacatgaaggtgggtctacgacgtttttatatgaagttcatttttagagcaggattatagccttacctcagtgaggaaggcaaaagttttacgattgcacagtggtccgaaaccgaaatctagcgtgacaaaattgatagcggccacacgttaagatttagagctttggtgtcttcgggacaaatgatcagggtcaataggggcatcttttggtatggtgggcattagggtggtccaaattttagggtggttcagaatttttattttggcgggatgacgagatagcgctttggtgtcttcagaaaagttgtagagaacaccattctgagcaactttgctgaagagcacaaagctctatcttcaaacgggaagtttctagagccatttttgtaatttaggttgaagtgtttatgaaaaaatgagttttttgaatttatcaactcaggcttgtgtcgtagcgagttggtgtcttctagacatttgtagagcttatcaaaacacacatttatcttccaagagagtaaaaatcggacctttaaaacgaaagttatagccaaaatacgacgaaaaagacgccattttgaaatgtgaataactcgaaaaagTGGTGGAGTTTtacctcgctcttagaagcatctgaaagtatacattttagagtatatttgctgaaaatatctcgggggtcttttttgtttaactcatttaatctcaatttgaaaatgagcattttttaatcgttttctgcccataacttttgatagaattgaccaaaattcatttttcaagaataaaaatgttcattttgacaagctctacaattgtctagaagggctcaaaaatgtacaaaatgatctagtggttgtaaaagaagaaacaagttttggctgaaatatttcaggaataaatttaattattttgttgattcctgaaatatttcagccaaaacttgtttcttcttttacaaccactagatcattttgtacatttttgagcccttctagacaattgtagagcttgtcaaaatgaacatttttattcttgaaaaatgaattttggtcaattctatcaaaagttatgggcaaaaaacgattaaaaaaatgctcattttcaaattgagattaaataagttaaacaaaaaagacccccgagatattttcagcaaatgtactctaaaatgtgtactttcagatgcttctaagagcgaggtcaaactccaccaccttttcgagttattcacatttcaaaatggcatctttttcgtcgtattttggctataactttcgttttaaaggtccgatttttactctcttggaagataaatgtgtgttttgataagctctacaaatgtctagaagacaccaactcgctacgacacaagcctgagttgataaattcaaaaaactcatttttttcataaacacttcaacctaaattacaaaaatggcactagaaacttcccgtttgaagatagagctttgtgctcttcagcaaagttgctcagaatggtgttctctacaacttttctgaagacaccaaagcgctatctcgtcatcccgctaaaataaaaattctgaaccaccctaaaatttggaccaccctaatgcccatcataccaaaagatgcccctattgaccctgatcatttgtcccgaagacaccaaagctctaaatcttaacgtgtggccgctatcaattttgtcacgctagatttcggtttcggaccactgtggaTTGGTAGCAACAACTTCCATGTGCTGTCCACCAGCTAGgatgattgaaaaatttcaagatgCCAACAGGCTTACTCTAGTCATATAATGGATTTATTTCTTGCcatcgcggatttttttttgtgttctcaAACATTGTAATTAGATGGTAAAATAAGGGGGAACTAATTCAATACGCACGTTTAAACTCTTTTTCCACTCTGCTCAAGCTCtgtctcatttaaaaaaaaagaataagttCTCAATATCACCATGTTGATGCACCAAACTTTCCAAATAATCATCCCATAAGCAGAGGAAAAAAAGGGACCATCAGCTTAAGATTTGCAATGCTTCTTTCGTGTTTAACTTTAGCAGCATCGCGCATAAAAACCGTTAGTCAAAAAAAGCAGGcaagaaaaaaactgaaatcttGTTGAATTAAGGAGAAAaccggtatttttttaatttgacccaTGCGTGCATGCTGCGGAgtgcaacatttatttttggcACTGCATATTTGTGGGGCGATAAATGCTTTAACAATTCTTCTTTGCGTTCAATTCCTGGAAAAAGTGCTCACGGTCCAAATCTTCCTTAACCGACATGTGTCCAGAATTTGCAGTCATTCGAACGGTGACCGCGAAACTGGACGGAAGGACCATGAGTTCAAGTGTACATTTACGCAGCTTGGGAGTGATTTTATGGTGTGCTTTTGTTTGTAACTTTTGTGATTGCTCAACAGTGAGTTATATTGTGTTTAATTTAAGTGAGTGAttacagaaatttttttttcagtttcgtctgggaaagtccaactTATCTAACTTGGAAacctcaatttttaaaaatagccgCGATCCTTCCAATGCATTCCACTCTGTCAAAAAACCGGCATACTCTCTGCAAAACGTAATAAACACATCAAATTTGGTTTCGTTACCTCAACCTACATTAAATGGATTGTCAGCCCTCTTTCCGAATCCGAGCTCTACAGAATCTACTCCCTACGAAGATTCTACTAGTACAATCAGCCCATCCGCTGAGTCAAGTGCCTCCGGCCTACCTGATGGACCAAGTGAGAATGTACCGGGTGAAGCAAATTTGAATCCGCCACGTTTCCCGAGTTTGATTGAATTGATTGCTCTTCAACCGGATATTAATGCCGTGCGTCCTGTTGTCACATATTCTCCTATTTTTACAACTCCAACAACTGTAACAAGTACGGCATCAACAACCACTACCCCAAGCTCAACATCTACCATGCCTGTATCGTCAACAGACGCTTCGACAGCGTCTGAAACACCGAGTCCTCCGACAGAATCATCGCCTACGACAGCAACTCCAAGTTCTTCAACGGACTCGTCAACTCCAGCAGTATCTGATACAACATCTACCACGCCGTTATCGTCTACCGATGCTTCGACTGTATCTGACACTCCGAGTCCTCCGACAGAAGCAACCTCTCCAGCAGTGTCTGATCCTACACCTACAACAGAAACTCCAAGTTCTTCAACGGACTCGTCATCTCCAGCGG
This is a stretch of genomic DNA from Culex pipiens pallens isolate TS chromosome 1, TS_CPP_V2, whole genome shotgun sequence. It encodes these proteins:
- the LOC120415582 gene encoding uncharacterized protein LOC120415582; translation: MGSSGKLRCLQVILFCAFISNLCDVGSTYRLARSKWLSSKKSSGRETGKNAVNDLDASNLSSGLNGNVPAETNANLAHLPSLIDLIALHPDPSATRPPIPAEPIFSTTTPVTTTPTVTDPTTTTTTTTTPESSSSSTVSTPTTEMPSTSTDSSSPAVTETTPTTPAPSSSTDSSSPAVSDSTTETSSLPTEASSPAVSDPTTTADSTSTTPVTSTDTSTVSDTPSPPTEASSPAVSDPTTAPSSSTDSSPAVSDSTSTTPVTSTDSSTVSDTPSPPTEASSPAVSDPTTTASSSTDSSPAVSDSTSTTPVTSTDTSTVSDTPSPPTEASSPAVSDPTTAPSSSTDSSSPAVSDPTTTTEGSSSSDTPTPPTDSTPSSSTDPTPTSTVAPAAIVGQKPHVFQLFPGFKPPSSGGALLPTVGSHPASADGGSPVANDSPVDQVQTTASQLLAIANIPNVFNTTVGGLNALTSIPNTSGINVPQLSMLIG